The window CGCTCGACCCACTGGAAGCCGCGCTCGACGGCGCTCGCGCTCGCCACGTCGCCGTCCTTGATCGGCTCGATGGGCGGAAACGCGATCGTGCCGGAGAGGTAGATCGCGGCGAACGTCGAGTACGACATCCACATGTAGCCGGCCTCGCCCCAGCCCGGGCCGAAGCTGTTCTGGATCTTGAGCGCGCCGCGCGCGTCGTCGTAGCCGACGATCGCGACGCCGTGCTGCGCGCAGCCGGTCTTCGTCCGCTGGCTCGGCATGCAGGCGATGCCGTTGTACATCGCGCACTTCGTGTCCGGCGGGCACTCGGTGAAGGCGGAGAACAAGCCGCCGACGTAGTCCGGGAAGCCGAACGGCACGACGATCGACATCTGCGCGACGTAGTGCTGCGCGATCCAGCTCTTGATCACGTCGAGCGTCTGATCGATCGGCTCCTTAGCGAACGCTTGCCAGCCACCGATCCTGAGATCGGTGCAGAAGGCCTGGTTGGTCGCACAGCTCTGATCGAGCTGGATGGCGTCCAGGCATTGGTCGCTGTCCGGCGGGCACTCGCACACCGGGTAGTACGGGATCGACTCGAGGCTCGGCGCGGTTTGCTTCACCAGGTAGTTGAGCGTGTAGGCCGGCGACGTGCCCACGCCGCACATCTCGTTCTCCTCGGCGAGCACCGTCATGTAGACGTAGGCCGCGCTCACCGTGTTGGCGATGTCCTTGATGTTCTTCTGGTTCGCCAGGTTCGCCGCGTACGAGCCCATCGCGTAGCCCGCGGACCAGACCTCGCACGAGCCCGGATAGCCCAGCTGCGCGGGCGTTCCCTGCGCCTGCACCGGCGGCAACCTGTCCTCGGGAATGACCGACGTCGGCGGCAAGATGGAGCCGGGCCCGTCGTCGGCGAAGGCGGCGGCGGGCAGCGCCTTCGGGTAGGTCGCGAGCTCCTCGTCTGTGGGCGGCGTGCCGCCGAAATCGTCGAGCTCGTCCTGCGACGTGCTCTTGCCGTCGCTGCACGCGCTCACCGCCAGCAGCACGAGCAGCGCCAGGGTGGCGCGCAGCACACGTCGTCCATCGACCCCTGAGTGCATTCGATCCACGTAGGCTCCTTGCGTTCTTTCCCGGCCGCCATCCCCACTCGGGGTCGACCCGTGCCACGATGGTTTCGGCGCCGCAGGGTCGCGCGTAAAGCCGGAATCGTACGCGAGCGCGCGTTTTCTCGCGCCGCGCCCTGCCAGCGCCGCGGAAAGGAGCATCCCCGATGGCACGTTCCGCAGGAGTTGCGTTGCTCGGCGTCACGCTGACGCTGCTCGCTTCGTCGGTCGCGTGGGCGGCGTGGGCGCAGGAGATCTCACCGGCGCTCGGGCACAGCGCGCCCGCACCCGCGCCGCAGGAGCCGACGAGCGGCGCCACCGCCGCGCCCGTCGCGACGCCGACGCCGCCGCCCGCGGCGGTCGAGGAGATGATCGAGCGCGGCGCCTACCTCGCGCGGATCGGCGGCTGCAACGACTGCCACACGCCGCACGTGCGCGGTCCGCACGGTGTCGAGCCCGATGCGACGCGGCTCTTGTCGGGACACCCGCAAGATCTCGCGCTGCCGGCGCCGAAGCCGCCCGACGGTCCGTGGCGCATGCTGACGTCGGAGTCGCGCACCGCCTTCGCCGGACCGTGGGGCGTGAGCTACGCGCGCAACCTGACGCCCGACCGCGAAACCGGCATCGGCAGCTAGAGCGAGGAAACCTTCGTCGCGACGCTGCGCAGCGGCAAGCACGCGGGCGACGGACGCGCGCTGCTGCCGCCGATGCCGTGGCACAACGTCGCCCGTCTCACCGACGACGACCTACGCTCGCTGCATCGTTACTTGACGAGCATCCCGCCGGTGCGAAACCGCGTGCCCGATCCGGTGCCCGTGACGAGCGAGGGTGCCGCGTCCGTCAGCGACGCAGGAACTCGAGCAGCAGCGCGTTGACCTCCTCGGGACGCTCCTGCTGCGTCCAGTGTCCGCACTCCGGAATCAGCTCCGCCTTCACCAGGCCCGGGACGGTCGACTTCAGCGTCTCCGTCACGCCGGGCATCAGCGCGATGACGGGATCGCGCTGGCCGGCGATGAACAGCGCCGGCTGCTGGATGCGCGCGTCGCTCCAGGCCGCCGTCAGCTCCCACGAGAGGTCCGCGCAGCGGTACCAGCACAGCCCGCCGCGAAAGCCCGTGCGACGGAACTCGCCCACGTAGAACGCGAGATCGTCCTCGCCGAGCCACGCCGGCAGACGCTCGGGCTGCAAGAGGTGCTCGAGCATGCGTCCGGTCTTCGGTCCGCCCGCGAGCTTGAAGAGCTGATCTTGCGGCGCGTCGCCGGAGATCGAGTACAGGAACGCGCGCAGGAAGGTCTCGGTGTTGGCGTCGAGCTCCTCCTCGGCGCGGCCGGGCTCCTGGAAGTAGAGGAAGTAGAACCACTGGTCGCCGAACATCGCCTTCATGATCTGCGTCGGCGGCATCGGTGCGCGCGGCTGCCAGGGGACGCTGAGCCCCGCGACCTTGGTGAAGCGGTCGGGACGCAGCAGCGCCGCGTTCCACGCGACCGGCGCGCCCCAGTCGTGTCCGACGATCGTCGCCGTCTGCGCGCCGAGCGCGTCGAGCACGCCGACCATGTCGCCGACGTGGTGCAGCTGCGTGTAGGCGCGCTGGTCCTCCGGCCTGTCGGTCGAGCCGTAGCCGCGCATGTCGGGCGCGACCGCGTGGAAGCCCGCCGCGGCGAGCGCCGGCAGCTGGTGACGCCACGAGTACCAGCTCTCGGGGAAGCCGTGGCAGAGCAGCACGAGCGGCCCGTCTTCGGGCCCGCACTCGGCGAGGTGCATCTGGATGCCGTTGGTGGTGACGGTGCGATGGCGGATCTCGGTCATGGTGCGTCTTTCTCGCGGCGTGCTTGCGACGTGCGGCGGTGAATGGTCGCACGCCGTCGAACGGCCGCACGATGTCAGCCCGCGGCGCGCCCCGCAAACGTGCGCGCGCCCGCAAGCGCGCGCGCCTCGCGACGTCGCGCGGCTACGGCAGCGCGCCGGCGAGCTCCGGCGCCGAGGTCGCGTCGTCGTCGACGTCGTCCTCGTCCGCAGCCGCGGCTCGCATGCGCAGCCGCAGGAGCTCGTCGAGCGACGCGAGCGGGGCCGCGTCCTCGAGCTCGTCCTCGAGGAAGGGGAAGAACGCGTGGGCGGCGAGCTCGGCGCGCACCGCCTCGAGCCGTGCCGCGCGGCGCGCGGGCGGCGCGTCGAGGACCCGCTCCACAGCGAGCTCGAGCGCCGCACTCGGCACGACGAGCTCACCCGGCTCCGCGGCGCTCATGCAGACCGCGGGCGCGAATCCGATCGCGGCCGCGGCGAGCGGCGAGCGACACGCCTGATCCCACGTCGCGCCGATCGAGGACGCGCCGACCAGCGTGCCGGGCGGGCAGCCGTCGTGCGCGACCCAGGTGCCGTCGACGAAGTCGTGGCACGGCGTGATGTCGATGCCCGACGCCGCCTCGATCCAGTGCACGTACGGCGCGACCGACTCGACGAACGCGCCGGCGACGCCGGCGTTGGCGCCGTGGTGCAGGCCGACCAGCCGCCAGGTGCCGTCCGGCAGGCGCGCGAAGTACGGTCCGCCCGAGTCGCCGGCCATGAGCGCGGTGTTCTCGCTGCCGTCGCGCTGCAGCTCGAGCTTGGTCGGCGAGCCCGCGTAGTCGAGCTGACGGACGAGCTGCACCGCGACGTGACGCTTGACGCCGGCGTCGCACGGCTTGCCGCTGCCGTCGTCCTGCTCCGCGCAGCCGAAGCCGACCGCCGTCAGCCACGCGGTGTGGCCGACGACCTGCTGCGCGAGCCAGTCGCGCTCGCAGCCGATCGGCAGCATGGGCGGTACGATGGGCACGTCGGGCAGCGGCGCGGAGTCGTCGAGCAGGCAGAAGGCGAGGTCGACGCCCTCGTACATGTCCTCGCCGAGCAGGTTGCGCGCGAACTCGCCGTCGGGATGACGCACGCAGCGCGCGATGCGCGTGGCGAAGGCCGGCACCGCGATGTCCTCGCCGAAGAAGACGCGCGAGCGTCCCTCGCGCACGTCGTCGGTGCAGTGCGCCGCGGTGAGGATCATGCCGTGCCCGACGTAGACGCCGGTGCACTGCGCGGCGACGCTGACCACGGAGGGAAACTCGCAGGTCGCGCACTCGGTCGCGAGCGTCGCGTCGAGCGCGTGCGCACGCCGCGCAGGCGCCGGCACCAGGCCGAGCACCAGCAGCGTGAGGAGCACGACGCCGCGCCGGAGCGCGCTTCGGGACTTCACCACCGCGCTACTCCAACGTGCAGGAAGGAAATGCGCAAGCGCGCGCGACTGCGGACGTGCGCGAGCGTGCGCAGGAAGGAGCGCGCGTCCCTCAGTGGTCGGTGTACGGCCCGACGACGCAGCTGAAGCCCGGCGGCGGCTCGGTCAAGACGAAGTCGGCGGGATCCGAGCCCTTCGGGTGCGAGAGCAGCGTGCGCACGAGCCAGGACGTCATCGCGGTCGGCCAGATGTGCCCGTGCGAGCCCGTGCACGACACCGTGACGACGTTCGGCTGCGCCGCGTAGTACTGCGCCGCGAGCCGCGTCTCCGGATCGTAGTTCGCGATCGGATTGACGGGCGGCCAGACGTCGTTCGGCCCGCCCCAGATGACGATCTCGATCGACGGGTCCATGGTGATCGGCGAGCGCGGCGCGGCGAGGCCGTCGTACCAGTTGCCCGACGCCGGCACGCCGCCCGCGAAGAGGTCCGAGCTGAAGGTCATGATGCGGTTGGTGAACGAGCCGCCCGCGGAGATGCCGCCGACGTAGATGCGTCGCGCGTCGACCGGCCAGCGCGCCGCGATGCAGTGCACCATCGCCTCGACGAAGCGCACGTCCGGCCCCTCGTCGTCGCTCGGACCGCCGATCGTGCCGTCGTACCACGGCTCCCAGATGCGGCCGTCGCTGCCGATCTGCGCGCAGTTGGTGCGGTTCTGACTGCAGGTGCGCACCGGCGCGGCGACGATCCAGCCGTCGGCAGGAAGCTGGTCGAGACCCGACTGCGCCGCGAACGACAGCTCCTCCTGCACGGTGCCGGTGAGCGAGACGAAGAGCGGGCGCGGCGTGTCGAGCGCGCCCGCGTCGGGCAGCAGGACGTGGAACTGGCGCTGCGCGCCGTCCGACGGGAAGCCGTCGTTGAAGCCGGGCTGCGGCGTGAAGCCGGCGGGGCACGAGCCCACGAGCGCGGCGTCTTTGCCGCCGGACGACGAGGCGTCGCCGCAGCCCGCCGCGAGGACGGCGAGCGCAAGGACCATCGCGTAGCGGGAGAGCGCGTTCGGCCGCATCGCGCGCATCATCGCACGAGCGCCACGTGGCGCGCAGCGCCCGCGCGCGCGTCCGGTCGCGAGCGGGCGCCGTCCGGTCACGGCGGGCGTCGGCGCGGTACGCGCTCGCGCAGCAGCACCGCAGCTCGGCTCAGAGGCGCAGCTCGCCGCGCTCGAGCCGCTCGAGGTCGTCTGCGGTGAAGGGACGGTAGCGCTCGCCGTCGAGCACGTAGACCGGGTCCGACACCTGGCGCGGGTCGAAGCCCTCGCGCTTGAAGCGCGTCGTGACGTACTTGAAGCTCGCTGTCAGGTCCGGCGTCTGCAGGATGCGCAGGAACACCGGACGCGCCGCACGCGGCAGGTGCTGCGCGGCGTGCGCCGCGAGCAGATCGGTCGAGAACTCGTCGTCGACGATCAGCGCCGCCATGCCGGCGCGTCCCTCGTGGCCCGGCACCTGCACGCCGTAGACGATCGCCTCGCGCACGCCGACGGCGCGCGTCAGCACGTCGGCGACCTGCGCCGTCGACACGTTCTCGCCCTTCCAGCGGAAGGTGTCGCCGAGCCGGTCGGAGAACGATACCCACCCTCCCGGATGGGTCACGACTAGATCGCCGGTCGAGAACCAGTCGCTGCCGTCGCCGAACGCGTTGCGCAGGATCTTCTGCTCGGTCGCGGCCTCGTCGGTGTAGCCGTCGAAGCGCGTGAGCGGCGTGATGCGGCCGATCAGCATGCCGGGCTCGCCCTGCGGCGCGACGATCAGGTGTCCCTCGTCGTCGCGCAGCGGCTGCCCGGTCTCGGGATCGACGCGCACCACCGCCTGACCGATGCCGAGCCGTCCGATCATGCCCGGCTTGTTCTCGAGGTTGATCAGCGCGACGTTGCCCTCGGTCGCGCCGTAGTACTCGACGATCTGCGGGATGCCGAAGCGCGCCTGGAAGGCGACCCAGACGTCGTGTCGGAGCCCCGCGCCGTAGAACAGCCGCACGCGGTGGCGGCGCTCGTCCGGATGCGGCGGGCTGTTGAGCAGGAAGCGGCAGAGCTCGCCGATGTAGGGCACCGCGGTCGCGCCGAAGCGCACGCAGTCGCTCCAGAATTGGCTCGCGGAGAAGCCGTCGCGCAGCGCGAGCGTGGTCGTCGACGCGGCGACGTTGCCGAGCCCGCCCATCGCGCCGGTCGCGTGCGTGAGCGGCAGCGCGCAGTACACGACGTCGTCGGGACGCAGCGCGCAGATGGTGTACGCGAAGCCCAGCGACATCATCAGGTAGCGCCGGTTGGTGATGCGCGCCGCCTTCGGCAGCCCGGTGGTGCCGGAGGTGAACATGTACATCATCACCGCTTCCCACGGCTGGACGTGCGCCGCGCCCGGCGGAGCGGTCGAGACCTGGCCGAGCGCCGCGCGGTAGCCGTCGTCCCAGACGATGAGCTCCGCGTCGACGTCGCCCGCGCTGCGCACGTCGTCGACGGTGTGCGGTGCCGCGAGGATCCAGCGCGGACGCACGCTCGTGAGCGCGTGACGCAGCGGCTCGCCGCGCACGCCGGCGTGCGGCAGCGCGGTGATGACGCCGATCTTGTTGAGGCCGATCAGCGCGAAGACCGTCTCCGGCCGGTTGCCGAGGGCGAGCGCGACCACGTCGCCGCTGCGCGCGCCGCGGCCGAGGAACCAGTGCGCGACGCGGTTCGACACCTCGTCGACCTGCGCCCAGGTCCACCTGTGGTCCTCGAACAGCAGCGCAGGGTGCTGCGGCGCGCGCGCCGCGTTGCGCTCGACCATGGCGCCGAGCGAGCCCGGCTGACCGGGCAGCGCGAGCGCGCCGAGCGTCCGCAGCAGGCGCCCGACGAGCGTCGCGTTGGTCATCAGCGAGGAGAGGACGCCGTCCTCGCCGAGAAGCCCCGAAAGCCAACCACCAACCGCCATCTGCGACACTACGCCGTGCCGCGAGGGTGATTGCAACAGCGCAAGGGAGGGACGGCGCGGCTCTCGTCTCGCGGCCGCGATCGGCCGATGATGTGGGTGGCGCGCGGTCGCGGGCGTCGACCGCCGCGAGGAGGTGAGCGATGAAGGCGATCTCGGTGCTCGCGCTGGCTGTCGCGCTGGCGACGCCGTGCGCTCCGGCGTTCGCGCAGGGCGGCCCTGGTGGGAGCTGCCTCTACAACGGGCGCCGGTACGCCAACAGCGTCGCCGTCTGTCAGGCGGGCCAGGTGCAGGTGTGCGTCGGCGGCGAGTGGCAGACGCAGGGTCGGTTCTGCCAGGAACCCGATGGCACGATCCTGGGGGTTCCGATTCTCGGACCGGGCCAGGTCAACGTCGCCCCGGGCCCGCCGCCGATGCCGCCGGCCGAGGAGGATTGACGCCGGCGCCGCACACCCGCCCGCGCGAGCCGCGCGCGACCCGCGCTAGAAGAACACCTGGATCCCGCCGCGCACGGCGATCGGGTTGCCGGGCGTGAAGTGGATGTCCGACACGCCGTCGCCGGGGTCGAGGCCGGGCTTGGCGAGGCAGCCGGGCTGCTGGCCGATCTCGCTGCGCAGGCAGGTGTCGTCGGCGAACTGCGCCTCGCGCCAGTCGGCGTCGGTCAGGTTCAGCCCCGCGAGCATGAGCTGCACGTTGCGCCAGCGGTAGGTGACGAGCGCGTCCATCACGAAGTAGCCGGCGGCGGTGAGCGTCCGCTCCTCGTCCGCCGGACGGTCGCCGACGAAGCGGAAGCGCAGGCCCGCGGAGAAGCCGTTGTCCCAGCGCGCGGTGAGGCCGCCGTTCATCAGCAGCGTCGGCGCGAGCGGGATCGCGAGGCCGCTCGCGCGGAAGCGCGGATCGGCCCAGCCGAGGTCGTAGTCGAGCCACAGCCAGTCGGCGAGCTGCCAGCGCGCCTCGAAGTCGACGCCCCAGCGCCGGCTCGCGGGACCGGGGACGAAGTTGCCGGTCGGCTCGTCGATCTCGGCGTCGACCACGCCCGCGTCGCCCGAGAACACGAGCTCCGAGTCGAGGTCGAGCCACCAGAGCGCGGCCGCGAGGTCGAGCGTGTCGAGCAGCCGCGTGCGCGCGCCGAGCTCGGCGCCGATCGAGCGCGTCAGCGGATCGAAGCCCTGGCCCTTGGTCAGCACCGCGACGCGCGCGTCGTTCGAGTGAAAGCCGGTGCCGAAGTTGAGGTAGATGTCCGTGTGCGGCGCCGGGCTCAGGATCAGGTTCGCCTTCGGGCTCACGATCCCCGACTGCGTGCCGCCGTCGATGAACACCGACTCGAAGTTCGGATCCGGAGCTTGACGCGGCAGGCGGTCGCGGGTCGAGAACCAGAACTGGTCGCCGCGCACGCCGCCCTCGAAGCGCAGCCAGTCGGTGAAGATCACCTGCTGCGCGAGGAACGCCGACAGCGAGCTCTCGTCGACGTGCAGCTTGTTGACGGCGAAGAAGCGCTTGCGTCGTACTTGACGCCAGAGCGCGAGGTTGATCGAGTCGTTGCGGTTCTCGATCCCGAGCTGCGTCTGCATGCCGAGCGAGCCGAGCTCCCAGAGCCGCGCGTAGCGGGCCTTGAAGCCGTACGTCCAGCGCTGGTCGTCCTGCTCGATGCCGTCGCCGGGGACGTAGTTGGCGCCGGGGATCGGCGGCGCGTCACGGGTGTCGAGCACGCTGCCGTCGGGCTGCTCGATGAAGCGCAGCCCGGTGAAGCGGAAGAACGTGAAGTCCGACCACAGCGCGAGGCGGTAGCGGAAGCCGTACGCCTGCGCGTAGAGGTTGTCCTGCGGCGTGAGCGCGTTCTCGTAGGTCAGGTTGAGCGCCTCGTAGTCGGTCTTGCCGCCCTCGGTCGGATCGATCGCGCCGAAGCGGTCGAGGCGCGGTCCGGTGAACGGCTCGCCGTCCGGGTAGAAGCCGCGCACCGCGCGCAGCGGGATCTCGCCGGACGCGTCCCAGTCGGCGTCGTAGACGATCGCCGACGCGCGCAGCGTCGAGCGTGGCGTCGGCTCGAGCGTGTACTTCGCGAAGAAGTTGTACGCCCAGAAGTGCTGCGGGTTCAGGAACGGTCCGTTCGTCGTGTACGCCTGCGCGGCGAGGTAGGTCTTGCCGGGGCCGAGCTTCGGTGACGCCTGGGCGAGGAAGCGCGCGGTGTCGAACGACGCGCCCTCGAGCAGGATCGAGTTCTCCGCGACCTCGTCGCGCGTCTGCACCTCGAGCGCGCCCGCGTTCATGAAGTCGCCGAACTGGGCGAAGTACGGCCCCTTCCAGAGCTTCAGGTCGCGGATCGTCTCGGGGATGACGTAGTTCAGGTCGGCGTAGCCCTGACCGTGCGCGTGCGACACCAGGTTCACCGGCACGCCGTCGACGAAGAGCGCGAAGTCCGTGCCGTGGTCGGAGTCGAAGCCGCGGATCAGGTACTGCATCGCCTTGCCGCCGCCCTGATGCTGCGCGACGACGAGCCCGGGGACGTTCTGCAGCACCTCCTGCGTCGTCGCGTGCGGCCGCAGGTCGAAGTCGCGCGCGCGGATCTCCTGCGCCGACGCGGCGGACAGCGGCTTCGAGGCCTCGACGACGAGCTCCGCGAGCGAGGCGCGGCCGCCGTCTTCGGACAGCGTGAGCGCGTCGGCGTCGCGTTTCGTCGTCGTGCCGGTGTCGGGCGTCTGCGGGTCGGGACGTGCCTCGGCGGTCGCGACGCCGCTGGTCGCGGCCGTGGTGCTGCTGCTGGTCGTGGTCTTCGATGTGGTCGTGGATGTGCTTGACGCCGCAGCGTGCGCCGGGCTGAAGAGACACAGCACGGCGAGCGCGGCGACGGTCGCCTTGCGCCTTCCGAGCATGAACGAATCTCCGTCTGGTCGCGGCGAGCCCGCGCAGCGCCGCTGCATGCTGGGCCATGCGCGAGCCGCCGACGATCGAGCCGCGTGCGCGGCTCGGTGGTGATCAACCTTCGGTCGTCGTTCAGACGGTGGGAACGCGCGGTGGGGCGCGGGCGCAGAGGCGGAGCGGCGACGCCGCGGGGGCGCGCTCGGCGTCCGCGGGCTGCGGCGCCGGCGCCACGGTGCGAGCGTCGAGGGTCGCGTAGCGAGCGGCTTCGCTCGGCTGGAACGGCGACTGCCAGTGCGCGTGCGCGTCGCTCGAGGCGTCGGTCGAGACGAACGCGGGCCCGGCGTCGGCGGCGCGCGCGGTCGCGTCGGACCGGGGCTCGCCGTGGCCGTGGTGCCCGCCGTGCTCGTGGTGATGCTGCCCGGCGCCGTGCCGGTGATGGTGCGCGACGCTCTCCTCGAAGAGCCGCGTCCACTCGTCGTCCGGCTCGGCGCTGCGGTGTGTCGTGCCGTCCGTGTGGACGTGCCCCGGCGCGTCGGCGGCGTGCTCGTGGACGTACCACGACGGGCGCGGCACCGCGGCCGTCGCGAGGAAGGCGAGCAGCGCCGCGACGGCGAGCGTCGAGCGCGCGCGCAGGCTGTGCAGCGTCGTGTCCAGGGCACCCGCTCATAGCACATCCCGCCCGCGAGCGAAGCCTCGACGCCGCAGCGAATCGCGCGGAAAAAGCGATTCCTTCGATCGCTGAAAGGCTGATATGGGGAGGCGTCAGGGGGAAATTATGGTGTGCGCGCGTCCTCCGGCGATCCTTCGGTTCGTGGCCGCGGCGCTCGTCGTGGCCTGCGTGGCCGCGAGCACGGCCGCACGCGCGAGCGACGCAGTGACGTTCGCCGTGAGCCACGGCGATTGCAACGGCCCGCCGGGCGCGAGCGTGCTGGAATTTTACGTCGACGACGTGCTGATCGGCGCGCGCCCGACGACGATCGGCTGCCAGTGTGCCGTCGCCGAGCGCTTCGTCTTCGACGACCCCGCGACGCTCGCGCTGCTCGACGCGCCCGGTTGCCGCACCTTCGGCGTCAAGGCCGCGAGATCCCGTGGGGCACTGTTCGTCGGCCTGGTGCACGTGTCGGTGACGCGCAACGGCGAGACGCAGCGAAGCTGTCTTCTCGACTGCGCCTCGGTGGCGGCCGATCCGGAGTGCTTCGACCAGTTCTGCGCCGCGGGGGACTGCTTCGACCCCTTCCTCACGACGCAAACGGACCCCGACCTGGACCTCGTCCCAAGCGGCATCGGACCGGGGTGCGACCTGTGCCCCTTCGTCTTCGATCCGCAGCAACGGGACGCGGACGGTGACGGCTCCGGCGACGCGTGCGACGCGTGCGCGGGGCCCGGCTCGTCCGACGTCGATGGCGACGGCGTGTGCGCACCGCGCGACAACTGCCCGCGCATCCCGAATCCGGACCAGTGGGACAGCGACGGCGACGGATTCGGCGACGTCTGCGATTTCTGCGAAGGTTCCGGAAGCGAGGACAGCGACTTCGACGGCGTCTGCGACCAGTCCGACAACTGCTCCTTCTTCTTCAACCCCGAGCAGGAGGATTCGGACGCCGACGGGCACGGCGACGCGTGCGACCCGTGCGACGGCCCGTGGCTCGACGCCGATGGCGACGGCGTGTGCGACGGGCTCGACAACTGCTTCGGGACCTTCAACCCGGACCAGGCCGATGCGGACGGCGACGGCGTCGGCGACTTCTGCGACAACTGCCAGATGCTCGCCAACCCGCGCGTCTATCCGCTGTACGGCGATCAGCCGGACGGCGACGACGACGGCCTTGGCGACGCCTGCGACGACTTCTTCTGTCCCGACGTCGACGGCGACGGCCTCGCGGATCGGGTGGACGAGCGCAACGAGTGCCCGCTCGATACGTGTCCTTTTGTGTTTGACCCGACGAACGCCGACCGGGACGGCGACGGCGCGGGCGACGGGTGCGACAACTGCCCGCTCGTCCCGAACCCCGATCAGGCGGACGGTG is drawn from Candidatus Binatia bacterium and contains these coding sequences:
- a CDS encoding trypsin-like serine protease produces the protein MVKSRSALRRGVVLLTLLVLGLVPAPARRAHALDATLATECATCEFPSVVSVAAQCTGVYVGHGMILTAAHCTDDVREGRSRVFFGEDIAVPAFATRIARCVRHPDGEFARNLLGEDMYEGVDLAFCLLDDSAPLPDVPIVPPMLPIGCERDWLAQQVVGHTAWLTAVGFGCAEQDDGSGKPCDAGVKRHVAVQLVRQLDYAGSPTKLELQRDGSENTALMAGDSGGPYFARLPDGTWRLVGLHHGANAGVAGAFVESVAPYVHWIEAASGIDITPCHDFVDGTWVAHDGCPPGTLVGASSIGATWDQACRSPLAAAAIGFAPAVCMSAAEPGELVVPSAALELAVERVLDAPPARRAARLEAVRAELAAHAFFPFLEDELEDAAPLASLDELLRLRMRAAAADEDDVDDDATSAPELAGALP
- a CDS encoding C1 family peptidase — its product is MLRATLALLVLLAVSACSDGKSTSQDELDDFGGTPPTDEELATYPKALPAAAFADDGPGSILPPTSVIPEDRLPPVQAQGTPAQLGYPGSCEVWSAGYAMGSYAANLANQKNIKDIANTVSAAYVYMTVLAEENEMCGVGTSPAYTLNYLVKQTAPSLESIPYYPVCECPPDSDQCLDAIQLDQSCATNQAFCTDLRIGGWQAFAKEPIDQTLDVIKSWIAQHYVAQMSIVVPFGFPDYVGGLFSAFTECPPDTKCAMYNGIACMPSQRTKTGCAQHGVAIVGYDDARGALKIQNSFGPGWGEAGYMWMSYSTFAAIYLSGTIAFPPIEPIKDGDVASASAVERGFQWVERRDGATSVHLVFTSTLPEPLSLDTITVTAPDGTTITHEYGGHGFQAGYHYVTRHDGKQFEPGLYAVRLAGRTSAGEQRVFDGAAQVALVEDESLSPAPPGDDVTGTNRGPASLTR
- a CDS encoding alpha/beta hydrolase: MTEIRHRTVTTNGIQMHLAECGPEDGPLVLLCHGFPESWYSWRHQLPALAAAGFHAVAPDMRGYGSTDRPEDQRAYTQLHHVGDMVGVLDALGAQTATIVGHDWGAPVAWNAALLRPDRFTKVAGLSVPWQPRAPMPPTQIMKAMFGDQWFYFLYFQEPGRAEEELDANTETFLRAFLYSISGDAPQDQLFKLAGGPKTGRMLEHLLQPERLPAWLGEDDLAFYVGEFRRTGFRGGLCWYRCADLSWELTAAWSDARIQQPALFIAGQRDPVIALMPGVTETLKSTVPGLVKAELIPECGHWTQQERPEEVNALLLEFLRR
- a CDS encoding PHB depolymerase family esterase — encoded protein: MRPNALSRYAMVLALAVLAAGCGDASSSGGKDAALVGSCPAGFTPQPGFNDGFPSDGAQRQFHVLLPDAGALDTPRPLFVSLTGTVQEELSFAAQSGLDQLPADGWIVAAPVRTCSQNRTNCAQIGSDGRIWEPWYDGTIGGPSDDEGPDVRFVEAMVHCIAARWPVDARRIYVGGISAGGSFTNRIMTFSSDLFAGGVPASGNWYDGLAAPRSPITMDPSIEIVIWGGPNDVWPPVNPIANYDPETRLAAQYYAAQPNVVTVSCTGSHGHIWPTAMTSWLVRTLLSHPKGSDPADFVLTEPPPGFSCVVGPYTDH
- a CDS encoding TonB-dependent receptor plug domain-containing protein, with the translated sequence MLGRRKATVAALAVLCLFSPAHAAASSTSTTTSKTTTSSSTTAATSGVATAEARPDPQTPDTGTTTKRDADALTLSEDGGRASLAELVVEASKPLSAASAQEIRARDFDLRPHATTQEVLQNVPGLVVAQHQGGGKAMQYLIRGFDSDHGTDFALFVDGVPVNLVSHAHGQGYADLNYVIPETIRDLKLWKGPYFAQFGDFMNAGALEVQTRDEVAENSILLEGASFDTARFLAQASPKLGPGKTYLAAQAYTTNGPFLNPQHFWAYNFFAKYTLEPTPRSTLRASAIVYDADWDASGEIPLRAVRGFYPDGEPFTGPRLDRFGAIDPTEGGKTDYEALNLTYENALTPQDNLYAQAYGFRYRLALWSDFTFFRFTGLRFIEQPDGSVLDTRDAPPIPGANYVPGDGIEQDDQRWTYGFKARYARLWELGSLGMQTQLGIENRNDSINLALWRQVRRKRFFAVNKLHVDESSLSAFLAQQVIFTDWLRFEGGVRGDQFWFSTRDRLPRQAPDPNFESVFIDGGTQSGIVSPKANLILSPAPHTDIYLNFGTGFHSNDARVAVLTKGQGFDPLTRSIGAELGARTRLLDTLDLAAALWWLDLDSELVFSGDAGVVDAEIDEPTGNFVPGPASRRWGVDFEARWQLADWLWLDYDLGWADPRFRASGLAIPLAPTLLMNGGLTARWDNGFSAGLRFRFVGDRPADEERTLTAAGYFVMDALVTYRWRNVQLMLAGLNLTDADWREAQFADDTCLRSEIGQQPGCLAKPGLDPGDGVSDIHFTPGNPIAVRGGIQVFF
- a CDS encoding AMP-binding protein → MAVGGWLSGLLGEDGVLSSLMTNATLVGRLLRTLGALALPGQPGSLGAMVERNAARAPQHPALLFEDHRWTWAQVDEVSNRVAHWFLGRGARSGDVVALALGNRPETVFALIGLNKIGVITALPHAGVRGEPLRHALTSVRPRWILAAPHTVDDVRSAGDVDAELIVWDDGYRAALGQVSTAPPGAAHVQPWEAVMMYMFTSGTTGLPKAARITNRRYLMMSLGFAYTICALRPDDVVYCALPLTHATGAMGGLGNVAASTTTLALRDGFSASQFWSDCVRFGATAVPYIGELCRFLLNSPPHPDERRHRVRLFYGAGLRHDVWVAFQARFGIPQIVEYYGATEGNVALINLENKPGMIGRLGIGQAVVRVDPETGQPLRDDEGHLIVAPQGEPGMLIGRITPLTRFDGYTDEAATEQKILRNAFGDGSDWFSTGDLVVTHPGGWVSFSDRLGDTFRWKGENVSTAQVADVLTRAVGVREAIVYGVQVPGHEGRAGMAALIVDDEFSTDLLAAHAAQHLPRAARPVFLRILQTPDLTASFKYVTTRFKREGFDPRQVSDPVYVLDGERYRPFTADDLERLERGELRL